A stretch of DNA from Vulpes lagopus strain Blue_001 chromosome 12, ASM1834538v1, whole genome shotgun sequence:
ATCAACGCAGAGCCCTCTGTGTGCCTGCTTTCTCCCTGTAGAGGCATGTGAGGGCAGGGTCTGCCCCGCCAGTTCATGCCCCCCAGGAACGTGGCAGGACCCGTGGCAGCTCTGCCCATTGGTGTCCTTCATCAGCGCGGCAGCTACAGCCTCTGGTGAGGGGCTTGGCCCACTCACTGCCAGGTGTCCTCAGCTCAGAGCTAAGCCCAGGTGCTCCTCCCTGGGCCCACTTGGAATCCTGTGCACTCCCTATCCACCCCGAATGTTGCGCCAGAAGCATGAGCGCCTGACTCTGaacccagggtggggtggggagaaggcaaTGATGGTGAAGCTGAGGCTGGTATTTGGCCCTCTGCTGCCCCTGGAATGCTGAGCCCAAGATGTCTCTTCAGGCAGCACTGGGAGCGGCCCCCTTGGGCAGGCCCCCATGAACCGAGGATGCCtatgcctcctgcctccccatccccacactAGGGTTAAAAtcttcctcccctgtcccccagaGGTTTCCCCCAAAGCAAACAGGCTGGTATCtacttagaaagaaaaacaacaatccAAGGAAAAGTGGAAACCAAGGATCAGTCCAAGTGTTCTTGGCTCAGCAGAGGCTGTGGGGTTTGGCCTGGGTTGGTGGCTGGAGAGACTAAAAGCCCCACAGCAATGGGCCATGCATGGCAGAGAGGGGACAGGCACTGGTGTGTGTtgggaagcagggggagggctgggTGAAGGCAGGGAAGGGCACAATGGCGAGCCCAGGGCTACCCCTGCTGGCTCTGATCTGTAACACAGCCtaggcaggggtggtgggggacACTAGGACTGAGACAACAGAGTGCTTGCACCACAGGACATAGGAGGATGGGGTCCCAGTGAGCACAGATGCTGAGCCAGGACAGGCACAGAGCTGGAATAGAATGGGAACCATCACTAGCAGCAAGAAGTGCCCTCTCCAGTCCTGCAAAGTCACGGGGCTAGGGAAGCACGATAGCTCTGGGTTCAAGCATCTACTTCCCACAGCAACTTAGAGCCAAGTAGCAAAGGGCAAAGTCTGAAGGCCTGATGCAGCACTCAGTGGAAATCTCTGCCTTACCGGTCAGGCCTCCAGACCCTGTAAACCTGCCACGACCATCAGTTTGCCTTATTAGAGCTGTTTCTTAAACAAGACGATGCCCTATGGGGCAAGAGTGGCTGCAACCCACCATGACAAAAtgagaggcagagcaagaagcccTTGGGGCCCCGAGCCATCAGCACGGCACTTATCAGTCATAGGCAGGCCCGCCTGCTGCCTGGTCTCTTCCACAAAGGGCCTCTGGAGTTGGAGTATCAGTTTTGCAAGGAGGAAACAGGGTAGCTTCAGTACCAAGCAGCAGCTGCCTAGCCTGCAGGATGCCCGCATGTTCTGTCACAGGGTTCTCTGTGCCAGGAGATGCCACACAAAGGAATGTTTTCTGGTCCCTGCAGCTCCGCCAGCCTTCATCTCTGCCCAGCTCACTTTCCCCCTCCACTGGCTGCCATTTCAGCCACCGTGTACCATCCAAAGGCTCCAAGAAAGGCCAGGCGGACAGTCAAGACTGCTCTGCCTTCCTGGGCCGTGGGAAGCAACTTGCTTTGGCTGCCTCCAACCGATGCACTCTGGAGCACAGGGCCGGGAGGGACTCTGATTTCCCTGGTTCACAGGCAGAAGTACAGTTTTGGAAGGAGAATGGATGACCCTCCTATCTCCTTGAGATAGACCAGAAAGATATATGCGATCATTAGTACCTGCTCTGGGcttccctgtcttcctccctccaACCCTGGGAAAGTAAAAAGGATGAGCAGCAGCCAGCCTCAGAGCACCCACTTTCCCTGGGCTACAGCTGGGAACACTGACAGATTGGGATTCCCTACAGAGCAACGGCTGAGGAACATACTGCACGGTCACCTGACGACTGCTGGTTATATTGAGCACCAGGCgtcaggcacccccccccccccaaggcctcGCTTTAAATAGCCCACTGGGAAGAGTGCCTGGGACCTGCTGGAATGTGCCTCCTCCCTCTTAGGAGAACAAGGCCCCTCCAGCTCCCACAGTCCCCACTAAGGTTTATTCTGTTCAGGCCCAAGCTGGAAATGGCAAAATGTCATCCAcctaatgaggaaaaaaaagggagttCCCCTTCAGGCTTCGGGGCAGAACCGTGGTTGTCCAATGGCCCCACTGCAGATCACAGCACAGACAAAATCAGTGAGCAGCCCTGGGTGAGACCCCAGGGCTGGGACACCTTGTTAATTCAGGTCACCAGAGAGGCCCTGGGCTCAAAGGCACAATGCCATCCATGGGCCCACGGCCTGCCACTGGTGTGGACTGACATTCCTCTCAGAGTGGGGCCCAGGTCATCTGGGTGTGACTCTGCAGCATCTTGATTTCACAATGCCCAGAGGATGGCCCACTTCAGAGCCAAAGCTTCTGACCAACAAAGCCCACCTTTCCGGCACAACAGAGCAGCCTTGGCCCAACCTTTGTCCTCCACTCTGGAGATCACACGCCTCAGGCTGACCGTGTCTCCACACCATGTCTTGCTCACAGGCAAAGGCCTCCCCTCCACAATCCCTCCCTGGGTCTTTGGAcatggaaacaagtgaaaaaacTGCCTTTGCCCAGCTGGCCTCCACCTGCTTCCTCTTTCAAGGAGTCTCTGATGGCTACATTAGGCAATGCAGGCACAGAGCCAACCAGGCTGAAGAAGCCAGACAAACGTAGAtgaagggggcagagagaaaaggtgCCCAACTCCTGAGCCCTGTGCAAACTCTCTGCTGGGGCTTTGGCTGGCACCTCTGTTCCCTCAGGAATGAGACCAGCAGGCAGGCTACTGTACTACTGGAAACATGGGGATTGGGGATGCCCAGAGAGGCCCCAGAATGAGAGGGCCTCTTGGTGAACCTGAGACAGACATGCAAGATCTGTTCCCTCACTGACAAGTCACATGTGGTTCTCAAAGAACAGGTATGGCCCTGGCCTGGGGGGATGTGCCTGAATAAAAGCAGTGTTCATTTCCAGACTCATGAATGTGGAATGGGGCTGATCGTGCAGAGCACAACAGCTTCCAAAAGGCTCTGGAGCCGTGGTCCCTGCACTGGGCCCAATGCATGGACAGTGCCCTCAGTAGGCTGCTCTGTGGGCTGACTTACCTTGGCAGCCAGAGAGCAGGCTGCCTAAGACAGGCCTCCACGAGAGACAGCGTGCGGTAGCAGGGGGAGCCTGGCCAGGCCCTTGTCCTGCTGTGTGACTCCAGAGGAACCACTCTCGCGGCTCTGTTTCCATATGTAAAGGGAGACAGGAATGGATGACTCGTGGCATTCTAGGATCTCGTGCCTCTTAGTATACTTGGAAACTGGGATCTTGATCTCCTTTGCAGAAACATGCTAACCCTGGGGTGGGGCGTGAGAGAAGACAGGAGGATCTAACTCCAGGAGCCTCCCACTTCTGACAGGAAACCTTCTAATCCTGATGGACCCACCATCTGCCTACTACCCTCAATATCACTTAAAACACACCTCCATCTCCAGCCTGccccagcacctgccttcacctcACACACCACAAACATCCAGGGATCGAAGGACACAGATGAAACTCCCCAACGGTGTCTGAGGAGGATCTCTGACAGTGTACAAGGGGGTACGACTGCCCTCAAAGGCTTTCTTGATGCTCCTACAATGGCCAGACCCCAGGCAGAGGGGAATCACATGTGCTGGGCACCAATGTGTGCCAGGATCTGTGCTGGCTGCCACTGTGCTTCCAAGTGTCAACCCTCCCAATGGCTGCAAAGGATGGGCATCTCCTCTTAcgtaaaatgaggaaaagagactcagagagacaGAGTGACACGTCCATGTCACAAAACTGCAAAAGGGGCAGGCAGCATCAAATGAATGTTCTTTAGAGGGCAGCTGACCAAACGAGAACAGTTACCTTGTGGAAGAGGAGACACAGGGGGCATGTGCCAGTTGCCGTCTAGGTCCTGAAGGACCATGAGGCCGAAGAGGAGTAGAAGTGTCCTATGTGACCCTAGGTGGGACCAAAGAGGTCAGGAGGAAGTCCCAATTTCCAATGATGAGCtccaagaaggaagaaggaaggctgCCAGAGCAGCTGGGACTCCCTACCTCACCTAGAGGGGCTCAAGCCAAGGCTGCACACCAGAAGGAATGCAGAGAGCCAGATACAAGGTAGAGGCTTCAAGCAGACAGCCTTCAAGGCAGTTTGGAGACAGCTCTACTGTGGTGGTAGTACCAGCAATGACCAGCTTCCAAGACTACAGCCATCTCGGGAGAACCCGCCTGGCTGAGATCCAGGACGAGGCGGCAGTAATTAGATCCTAAGGTCTGGCACCAGCCCTTGGCCACCTGTTACCCTCCCTTGGATTAGAGCTGTCTTGGTGAACAAGTCAGGCTGGGTTGGCACACGGCTGTCCCAGGTCCATCTCTGAAGAGGCACTGGTTCCCTGTGCCCACAGCTGAGgctgaaggggaaagaaaagtgaCGTAGAGCATGCCCCAACTCACAGACGCAGCCTGGATCTTCACCTTTAGCCCGTCGGGCACTCTTAGACCAGAAGAGGTTCTCAGTCATGGGGCCTGGAGGGCTGAGTTGCTATGTACCTGGgacaggggtaggggcagaggggacTCTCGGTTTGAGCCAGCAGAGAAGCTGGTAAACCAGCCGTGGGACACCTAATCCCATCCTGAGAGGATCCCCATGGGAGAAACTGCAGGGACACAGTGTCACCTCTTCCTCCTCAAAGAACACCATATGAGTAAAGAAATTGGACTGGTTAGGGAAGTGGGGGCCCTGACAGGGCTCAGACTACCTTCGCATTAGCTCTCACCTCCAGCTGACCCCAGCTAGAAGCCCCCAGATGCCTGCTTGAGGAAGAACCTGATCCTTCTGGCCCACATATGATGAGGGGCAAGAGTACCAGGCTGGAATCTTAAAGCCCAGTTTCCCCACCGGGAATCCAGGGGAGGCACCTAAGTCCTGAAGGACCCAGAGGTCACTAGGGGAGCCCGAGGCACCCCAGCAAAACCAGGAGTGGTGCCTGAGACAAAGGAATGTAACAGTGAAGTCACCCCACCTCAAAGTCAGGAACCTTGGCCAACCGTGGCCAGCTGGCAGATCTCCCCTGTGTCTGGCTGCTCTGGGTACCCCCCACGGCagggcctcaggctccctgcggtcATCAGATTCCCTCAACATGGGTGGTGGGGGCTGAGGGCCACTGCTGGGTGGAGGGCCCCAATGGCTCCCTCCCCCCTCATGAGCCACCAGAGGTACAGGGGTGAGACCTGACGAACTCGTTCTGCGGGCTGCAGGTGGGTGGCGACTCCCGGCCCTGTCTCTGCTTGACACGCCCAGCAGGAGCCTGGCAGGAGTCTGATGCACCATGGCAGCTGCCAACTTTGTGCAGGAGATGCGCTCCATGGGTGAGAAGCTGCTGCTCAAGCTACAGAAACTACCCCAGGCAGAGCCTGTGGAGATCGTGGCCTTCTCCGTCATCCTCCTTTTCACAGGTAAGCTGGGGTTCTCACATTCTCCCCAGAGCCCCTGGCTCTTCTTGGCATCGAGGAAAGGTGGGACCATGGTGCTGACCAGAGGGCTGGCTAGGTGTCCGCTAGATAGAGGAGGAGAGCGGATGTCCCTGGGGGGAAGCCAAGGGACTTCCCTAATCCTCAACAAGCTGCTCAAGTGACAGGATGGTGCTGGGCCCAGAGGCAGCCCTGTATCCCAACCAGCGATGAAGGGAGCAAAGCTGTGGGCAGTGGAGGAGGCATGGCAGGGAGATTAGGGCCTGGTGGCCAGCATGGGGACAGCCAACACCTCAGGGCAAAGATCCTACACACCCCAgaggggtttgtttgtttgtttctttctttctttcttttttttaaaagactttatttattcattcatgagagacacagagagaggcaggacacaggcagagagagaagcaggctccccgaggggagcccaGTAGCCCagtacaggactcgatcccaggaccccggggttaatgacctgagccaaaggcagaggcccaaccactgagccatctaggtgcccccaGAGGGGTTTCTTTAGAAGTTGGGTGTGTGTTCCCTGTGTCCCCCTGCCTGAGCTTCCTgtgctctctgcttctctcccctgtGCCCCCAGCCACTGTGCTGCTGTTGCTGTTGATAGCTTGCAGCTGTTGCTGCTGCCCTGAGCGCAGAGGCAGGAAAGTCCAAGTGCGGCCCATGACCCCACCGtgaaggacagagaggaggagacatTGGAAAGGAGGCTGCCAAAGCCATGACCCCAAGTGACACCTGGCCTTGTGGCCCTCAGCTCACAAGACTGCGATCCGTGGCCCCAGCTCTGGCCCTGCCTAGGAACCTGACACCTGCAGCCCTTACCAAGGAAACAAGGGCTGGTACAGCCACCAAACTCTGACCTGCCGGTGAATCCTGGGTGCCAAGGAGGAGTTAACGGTTTAAAACACTGAGTAAACAAAAACTGGGGATTTTCCCCAACCTGTACCTTTTAACAAAACACAGAAGCAGAGTCCCCGTACTTGGATGGAGAACAGCCTGCACCTGTGGGGAGCTGGCCCGTGGGGCTCCCATGCCAAAGAGGAGCTTTGTGCAATAGCTACTGGAGCCTAAGCTTCCCCCTGGAGGGGAGCATGTCAGTATTCTACTCcagtattttcccatttctttcccaGTAAAAGCTTTCCTGTTATGTGTTTCTGTGGCACCAGACTCCCcagcctgggctctgtgcttCTGAAGGGCAATGTGCCAGAATTCCAAGGGTGTGGCCAGTGACTGTCCTTGCCAGGCCTCTGCTCTCGCTGTGCCCACGAAAGCTGGAAAAACACACAGGCAGGAATGCCATGCAAGAGGGAGCCGGGGGGAAGGGTGAGGGTGAAAGTCCCATCAGCACCAGCTGCTAACGAGCTCTGGTTTCCAGATGCCCCCTCCGCAGTGCCCAGGTGGTGTCTGCCGGATGCTGGGCTCAGAAATGCCACTCCACAGCTTCCGTGGCCATTTACTTAAGCCTGCACGCCCCACACCAGCAGGCTCAGGCCACCAGGTCTTCCCAAACTTCTAGTCTGAGAAGAGAGGTCAGGCCCCTACTATCGTCCAGAAGCCGCATCCCAGCCCCTGTCCTTTCCCTATTGTGTGCCAGCCTGTCTGGGTGCAAATCTTCACCGCAtcactcactggctgtgtgaatGCAGGTTAATGATTCAACCTCCCTGACCCACATTTCCTCCCCTCTGAGACGCAGTTAACCCTGGTAGCTACCTCCTGGGGTGAGGAGAAACTAAGATGATGTACAGCACTTGGCACAGTGCTGGGCATATCCTGAGAGCGCTGCAGATATGAACCACTGTCATTATCTGCCCGTCTAAAACAAGAGCATTGTGGACCCATTTTAAGGACTGGCCCTGCTGCGATGCAACACCaccaccctgcctccctcccttcagTTTACTTTCTCTTCCAGAGAACTTTCCAGGTAGAACTACCAACCCAGGAATGAGGGTAGGGGAGTCCAAAAGCTCTCCATGGTATCTTCCCCCTCTTGCCCCACTGGCCCCCCAGAGCCACAGAGAAGTCTGCGTGCTCTGGCTGCCTAGATGTGGAGCCCTGTCTACCCAGAAAACTGGAGAGGGGATGCcaggctctgcccccacccccatctcggGCTGGCAGGCAGGTGGGAGAAACTGGTGAGTTTCACTTCCTGCTGTCCATTGACTTGTCTGACGGGTTTGGTTTAGGTTGAAGACCCAGAGAGGAAGTCCTTccacacaaaagaaaagaaactcaagaaCCAGCCTGTGCCCTCTACCCCACAAGAATAGGATTCAGAATAACAATAGAAAGGATGAGAATAGTGAAAATAGCAGGTGATGATCAAGTTGGCAGAAATTCCCTGAGGGGTTTATGCGTGCTCAGCCACTGCCTAAAGCATTCTGATGCAAGTGAATTTGTTTGATCACAACAGCCTCAAAGGCCATAGGTACCATGACCATCCCCACATTGGAGTTGAGGAAATTGAGCCCTAGCAACACTAGGTGACTTTCCAAGGTTCAACCAGCTGAAAAGTGGCAGAGCCAGCCTCTGGGCCCAGCCCAAGGGGCTTGCAGAGCCCCTGATGACCACACCCAAGGCCCTGAGGCCTACCAGCTGCAGTGCAGATAAGGCTCGCATCCCATTATCCTCCATCAACCAATCCTACATCCCACACCCCAAGCTGTCTAAAAATCACCTCCCTGTGACTGGGTGGAGCCCAAGTAAGAGCTAGGGTGGGGCCCAACTAGGTCTCCCTCCCTGAAGGAAAacaggggaggtgggagggaacgATGGGAAACCCTGCCCTATTCAGCCCTCAGTTCAGGAGATGCTCTGACATTGGGACAGCCCAATTCTCATGTGACTCTCCCATAAGCAAGCCTGAGGGTGGTTGAGGGTGGCTGAGGCTGTGCCTCTGCTAGGAGATTCTGGTTCTGTGGTCTGGCTGCCAAGAGGTAGGGACCATAGGCCTGGTCTTTGGCGTTCTCCTCCTCCTAAATACTAAGTCCAAGTAAGATGCCATCCCTACGTTTCTGAGAAGGCTTACTCCTTTCCCACTTGGCAGCAGACTGGCCCACGCTGAGCCCCACCACTAATGGCTCCCCACGGCAGTCACTCAATCCCACTCAGCTCAACAAACCAGATCGGCTCCAGCAGGGCAGAGGCCTGGCACACTCCCACCATGGGTCTTCTCAGGAAAAGCAATCCCCCCATTGTGGGAAGCAGCAATGGTGGCCATGGAAGGGGAGGCCAGCAGGCTGTCTGAGCCCCGAAGGGCATCTGGTTATCACAGGTCTCCATTCCTGCCACCAGCCCCCCTGGAACAAGCCACCCCCAAGGTTTGCCTACCCGCACTGCTGCACAGATTTCCCAGCCTTGTCAGGCCTCCTCTGACTCTAGCCTCTACTCTACAGGAGCCTCTCGCTTCCTCCAAAGATCTACATTTGAGATCTGTGCATTTCACCGGCTCTCATGCCTTATTAGAAACCACAGAAGAGCCACCAGTGCAAGAATTGCACAAGCAAAACCTGGTAAAGAGCACATAAAACACTTTTCTTCTAAATCTGTTTTCTCAACCATTCACATTTGAGAGCAACCTATAGTAAAAATCTTCATGACAGAGTTGCTTGTGGTTAACACAACTTCCAGACCAAAAAGCTGAGGACAAGGTAATTTTGTTCTCAAAAACAGTTTCTCACCCTCCTAGGGACCTGATGCCTGCCATGAAACACTGTCCCCTAGCCCCACCTTGTACATAGTCTTCCTGCCTCAACCTAACCTCATTCCTTACAGGGGATCCCTTCAGCCCCCAGGCCAGGCTATGCCACACACACCAACAGGATTCTCCACCTCTTCCTATAACGTTCCCTTCATGGTGATCATTTCGGCAGAATTTTCTGATCATAGCCAGCAATTAATTGGAAGAGTTGGTCAAAGCCACTTCTGTGTGCATGACACATACCATTCCCTACACACctcattttaaatggaaacatatacgtgggatccctgggtggcgcagcagtttggcgcctgcctttggcccagggcgcgatcctggagacctgggatcgaatcccacatcaggctcccagtgcatggagcctgcttctccctctgcctgtgtctgcctctctctctctctctctctctctgtgactatcataaataaataaattttttaaaaattaaaaaaaaaaagaaacatatacatgcacattCCTTGGCCAGTCTTTTTGCTGGGGGGCCAAGGTCTTTCCTCTGAGTGTGGCATGTGCAGGCCAGAGAGTTCCTATGTTGGCTCTTTACTAACTGTGGTTACTGTAAAGCAGAACAAGAAGACATCCACAAAGAAATCGGCATGTGAAATCCTGGATTTT
This window harbors:
- the SMIM5 gene encoding small integral membrane protein 5 gives rise to the protein MAAANFVQEMRSMGEKLLLKLQKLPQAEPVEIVAFSVILLFTATVLLLLLIACSCCCCPERRGRKVQVRPMTPP